A stretch of DNA from Poecilia reticulata strain Guanapo linkage group LG18, Guppy_female_1.0+MT, whole genome shotgun sequence:
GGGGCGCAATTTCCATTGTGTTCCAGTATCTGTAAAagtccatttaaaaaatacatttagaaagtAATTTATCTAGcagtaaaacaagtttttaacactttatttctgttcttgATGAAGATATTCTGCTTGCAGATGACaaaagattagaatattacatcagattaAGTATTGATCTGCCACCAGCAGAGTGTCTGGGTGTGCACTGAAGAGGAACATCTTCATTTGCAGAGTTTGCAGTTTTCCTTTGACATGGATCCCAAAATTCAGACGTCAACACGAGACCAGAGCTGATGACCTCATGACCTGCTGCGACGAGCAAGAACAACCTTCGAGATTTAGGGGAGGGTCATGTGAGAGGTCACAGTACTGCTGAAGCTCTGACCGAGCGAATAATCAGGTTCTGATGTGGAGCTTCAGCCAGCAGAATACGCCCGCCGCTGTAATGTGAGTTATTCACCTGGTGGGGGAGCAATTCACCCCGAGGCCCAAGGGTCAGGAGCCCCCCGACCTCCTGATGGTCGTATTTACGACCCCATCATTCAGCTTGGTTGGAATAAAATGCCCAAATGTGAAACATTACATTCTTGCAGATGTCGGATGAAAAcctccagcttcctgctgctcatGTGGAGGAACATCTGTTTGACACGCAAGTTCAAAACATAACCAGACGGAAACGAGTGACCACTTCAACATTTTCACGCACAAGTACCTCAATGAGACGCGCAGCACTTAAAATGAGACATTCTCACTCTGTAATAGTAtacaatacataaaataaattcatttaaatttgtgcTATAATCAGCACTGTCCTGTAATTTAGGTTTGTTGCCaggttttcataaaaacaagtttACTGCCATGTATTGTTGCCTTCACGTTTATTCATGAAATGTGACAGCGACCAGTCAGTACATGAGAAAAATGCTGCTGTGGTTTTACATCAGTCTGAGAAAGATACTCAACAAGTACAGGAAAAAGGCAAATTATACAAATTAAACTTTGCCAACATGTTCATGAATGATCACTTGGGTCACTGTCCTGCATCCTGAGGGCGTTTCCTGGCTGCTCCTCTTCTTCAGCTGGTTTCAGTTAACAGGCCTTTTCTGACGTGGGAACTCCTGAACCACCTGAGGATGGGAAACGCTCTCCTCTGCTGAGAACTGCACAGCCGCTCCCTTTCTTTAGAGCGGTTTGTTTTGGTAGTTGACTAGCAGGCAGGCCACTGTAAACAGTTTATTAATGTTTCCGACCACAGATAAAGGGATAACAGAAtcaaacagtttgttttctttaactcTCCGGGTCGCCCGCTCAACGCGAACGCGCAGACGGGCGACTTTCTGTGCCTGCAGGACGTTTTGAGACGCCATCTGTGGTTTTGTGCCGAGAAAAGGTGGACGGTACACCTTACACTTCacgaggtcagaggtcaggaatccttttccCACCATGACGGCCATGTCTTCAGTAAGACGGTCAGCCAAGCCCGACCTCATAAACAGCTCCGTGTCACTGACTGACCCCTCATAGAGTGAAGACACAAAGGTCACGGCACCGTGGGGAGCCACTCCCATCAGACCTCTCATTACGCACTGAGTCTTGGATTTGGAGGACATCTCAGTGTGGAGGAGAGCAGAAGCAGGAGTTTGGCATCTGAGCTCAGAGCATCCAACTATCACCCGAGTATCTGGAAAATCTCTGAAGTCCTCCGGGAGCTGAGCTCGGACGGCGTCTGCATCGATCCAGATGCACAAAGAACCCAGGAGAGAGTACAAATAATCGGCCCACGAACAAATAATGCGGCTTGCAGTGGAAGGTTGAATCTGGAACCGGTTTGCTAGGTCTCCTTCCTGCAGACCTGCAGCCAGGTACATCAGGAACAGGAGCAGCTCGTCGATGGGCTGCAAGGAATCCCTCTGGAAAAAGAAGAGGCAACAgcagacaaacatttaaaatacaaatatacacttttatttactacttatttattataaaaacaaagaaaacaagtaacCAGTAgaacacaggtgtcaaactcaaggcccgggggccaaatctggcccgccgtagctttttatgtggccctctggactccaaattacatcaataagtccttccagtttttcacaaatctgcaaaaatcacacaaaatcaacaaatttccacatttttttccctgattttactgcaaattttctcaaaattggtcaaaaacattaaatccgTAACTGATACAGCGAGTGATaaagagtcacatttaacattatattagcgtaaatactgtaaaataacaattacaaatatttcttaatattcaccacaaaatctgtcattttgattgcaaaaataaacactaaaataatcacaaatcctggaggaacagctatttattgatattttaacagttttattggttttatcaatagattctggtgcaaccggccctttaagaacattcagatttttgattcggcccaaaataaaaatgagtttgacaccactgcaGTAGAACAACAGACATGAACAAAAGGATTATCTTTCCaccacttttctgtttgaaaggaGCAGGAAGTAGCAAACACTTTTTATCTCAACTTAATGAAATACATCACTGAACCACTCGATTATCAGAAATAtataactgaaaacaaaatgtctggaGATGTTCTTGTGTAATCTGTGGTAAAACGCCCGTTTCCTGCCGTGtcgcggtgtgtgtgtgtgtgtgctgtgggAAGCTGCAGATACGAACCGTGTGTGTTGATCTGACTTCGCTGCTTCCCTCAGCGGCTCCTGATGAACGAATCATTTTATGGACAGACGGTTCAACGAGCCTCCAAAACatcaggaagagacgataactCTCAAACCTGTTGGTCCAGAAACGCAGAAAcgggagattatttcactaagaAGAGCCGAGAACTGATCTACTTCAAAAGAACGAATGTTAGTTATTGTATACTAAATTTTGCATTATTAATGCTAAataatttttgcattattagaaataatgcaaaaatactTCCAGTAACATTATATAATgcttgttttcactttaaaacaataacaagtGAGACTTTAATGAACTGTAAGCGTGTTTACTGTATTTTTGGGTTAAAATATAGcaaccaaaatgaaaaataaaataataatttgcgGTGTTTCAGCTCACCTGGTGTAGAACCGGATGTCGTCATCGGACCCTGCGAACCTTTGTAATCCAAAACTGGATGGGATTTTCGGTTCCTTTAAGGCGttcatttcctcttttaacGTCTCGTTTTCATTTACTGCCGTGTCCAGGTCGGCCGGTTCCGGGACAGAGCAGTAATCATGATCCAGGAGGCTGAATCCCACGGCCGGGTCAGCTGGGTCGGGCCTCCTCTGCGGCTCCCCCGGACCGGCCGTGGGGGGCGCGACGCTCTGGTGGCTCCAGGGAAACAGCACAGGGACGGCTCCTCTGTTCACCATCCGTCTGCCCCCGGCAGCTTTAGGCTGAAGCAGCTGATCCGGAGTGAAGTGAAGGCTGCACACTTTGCTGTGCAGCGTTAGCTTCAACTTGTCCCGCCGAATACTTACGAGCCACTGCCTTCTCAGCTCAAGGTCCCTTGGAAATCCGTGAAAACTTAACAGGCCGTTATATTTGGAGGAGGCTGTGCACTGAGGGACGCAGCAGTGCTCATGGTACTGCTTCGTCTGCTTCTGAAATACCACTTTCTCTTTCCTAGCAGTCATGGCTCCTCTAAACGGAAACAAGGAAGTCGCATTTCGCTCTTGCGGATGTGACGTCGCGCCGTGCGCGTGGCGTCACATCCGTGGCTCAGGCGGAGAAAAAGCCTCCTGGTGTAAAGATATGAGCTACGACAGTTAGTCGGTTTTCTGTGAGGTTTTTTTAATCCGGTGAGATTTTTAATTCTGGTTGAAGAGACACGAGCAGTGGGCAGAAACGCTTCGTCTCAACAGACTCCAGCTCGGTTCTGGTCTGGTCCAAACGGTGACCGGTGACACCGGCCTGCCGGCTGCTGCTCTGCCCGGCAGAGAGGCGCCCTGCCCGGGTTCTGCTGCGGCGCTGATCCGGtcaactgcaaaacaaacaacccAAAWATMCACCTATAAATAAAACYGATTTTMAGACARCCATATGTTTCATCCRCAGCACAATGtagttttagaataatttagagaaagtaacatttaatattttataatctAGGGTTGAAGAAAATCATGTTaagctttgaaaatgtaaatttatctCATGCCAGTTTATCTAGTgcggttttaaaataatttagagaaactgtgaatatgtattaaaactacATCCCTGATACAGTTTTTATCCCAATAACTAAACTGGCTTGATGCTGAACTGTTTCTCCAGCCCGGAGTTTTATGGAGAGTSAATAGTGccaaatgacaataaaataatgatttaaatgtgtcaataatttattaaaactctcCTCTCTCCATAGATCCTGGGTCTTTAGATCCATCTTTAAATAATATAAGTTTATTCATAAATTGCTTActgaaaaatgtacaataaagaatctgaaatatgtttaatgttcgttttggattaaatttaaattcaaatcatGAACTTCCYGAACGAACTGAACTTTATCTSCTGGTCAGGATCCAGAGCTGCAGATCATCACCATGTTGAGGAGGAGAAATGGATCCGAACGGAGAGGCTGTGGGACCGGATAATTCCTGGAGCGAGGCTCAAACTCTGCTGCCTGGTTCTGAGGAGAGGACGGGATGCAGGCCCACATTTCAGGACCAAGAACCGTTTGGAGAAAGAGAATAAAATRATCCAGCAGGGATCAGATGAAGGTGTTTACCATGTTTCCAGCAGGTTCTGGACCTTCAGAACCAGCTGGTCTGGACTCCAGGTCAGCCACMTTCAGCAGCTGCTTGACCAAGAACCAGACGGAGAACCYGAGTCCYTGAGAGCCGCTAATGGGTCTGAGCGTccatgaaaataataaaacgagTTATAAAACKGAAAGCTGCTTTCAGCTCACTGACCATCTGAAGCCACGCAGAGACCCGAACTGATTGGTTGAtccaaaccaaccaatcagcaGAAGCTGCAGCCTCTCATTACATTCATATGAAAATGCATCGATAAGAACAGGAAAAACRARatatttatgcatttcttgTCAAAAATGCACGTAAGAAGAAAAGgttgaagaaaatgtgttaaaaataaatgaaaaataaaatgttttaatttctgcttttattcttaattatgtcagttttggttctNNNNNNNNNNNNNNNNNNNNNNNNNNNNNNNNNNNNNNNNNNNNNNNNNNNNNNNNNNNNNNNNNNNNNNNNNNNNNNNNNNNNNNNNNNNNNNNNNNNNNNNNNNNNNNNNNNNNNNNNNNNNNNNNNNNNNNNNNNNNNNNNNNNNNNNNNNNNNNNNNNNNNNNNNNNNNNNNNNNNNNNNNNNNNNNNNNctctctctctctctctctctctctctctctctctctctctctctctctctctctctctctctctctctctctctctctctctctctcttcttttccctcactctctctttctctgggCGGAGAGATGAAATGTGGGAGGCGTGTCTGTCTTGCACTTCACGGAAGAGAGCCGCAGAGTCCGAACCTCCGCGTCCGACAGGCGCAAGGACGAACCGGGACCCCCTGACTCCGGACCCTGACGGACCCATCGCGGCCAGAGTTCGGGTTCTGGCCGGGCGGCGCAGCGACATGCCAGCCAGGCGCGCCTGAAGCCGCGCAGACAGCAGCGCAGCTCCGGGAGGACGGACAGGAGACATGGCCCACGTCGGCAACGGGGCGGCCGCCGAGGAGGAGGTGAGATCCCGCCGCTATCACGTTTCAGCCGGTCGCTTCCCTCCGGAGGCTCCGGTTACATCCCGGCTGGTTTCCTCCTTTACATTCCCCCAAAACCCGTCCGGAGCCGGGATGTGACATCCTGGTCCTGCGTAACCTTCACTCATcgtctgcagcagctgctgctgcctcacatgttctgtcaaatattacaaatatgtaaataacgAGGTGATAAACGAGACTGattaagaaaacacacacacacacacacacacacacacacacacacacacacacttttttcaAACCAGTTACGTAAAGGTGACCAGGCTGGTTTTGAAACACCTTTTCCTTCAGTGTCACACCTTCTTATTATTTGGTACATaggaaaaaacacagatattcttccacacactgtaaaaacactgaaataatcACAGATTTAAATGAAGTTTGGATTAAAGGTGCTGTGTGACAGATGTAGTGCCCTCTGGTGGTAAAGGTGGTACATTACTCCAGGTTATATTCCTTCCACTTGTCAATGTGGCACTGACTGAATAGCAGAAACGTTTTATTAgataataattaatataaaatattcctGCTGAGCCACGTTTTGGTTGTTTCTGCTTTAACGATTTATCTTTAAGGTTTGAAGACATTCTTGTCACCAACCTCTTACAAAATGGCTGCTTGAATGCTAATAAtgcagaagaaacatgtttacagaGTTCTTCTGTAAACCCACACGCTgacatttttctattaaatttgagaaattaacttaaatagaaaggaaaaaaaggttttttttaaatctggttcACTTCCTTCCTGTTTGTTAGAGTCAAGTTTCTCCACTTCCTCTTGACCTACTTGCCATTTCGTTGTCGGTCAGAAACGGCTGCACAGCTCTTCATGGTTGCATGCAACAGAAAAGCTGAGATGTTTTCAGTGGCTGCTGCCGTTGGAAGCAGATCTCTGCTCCCCTCCATGGTTTAATTTGTGGTTGTGCTCTGGCTGCAGCCGCGGAGCTAAAATGGGAAAAAACCCAGGGAAAAAACGGCCCAGGAGGCTTTTCTGTTCAAATKAACCCGRATCAGACCAGAGCAGAGCTACTGACCACGCTTAGCAAGATGCATGCAGTCAGTTTTCATTcagaaaaacccaaataaatgagacaaaaatactGTACATAAAACTTCAGctcgaaataaaaaaaaatgaagcaaaaaacaaGATTGAAGAATCaaagtttttctcaaaaatccCTGCAAAAACACTATAACAAGTATTTTCTGTCTAGTTTGTggttattacacttaaaataagacaaaactacgTTATAATTAACTTTCATCATCACGGATTATTTCACGTGTAATGTGGGAAAATGTCGTGTTATTACAcaacgctgtactttttacttacatttttgttttaaccaaagatcCAGCATAAACACACGgcttctgttaaagtttcatcagttttatactgaaataaagaaactgatatttatttcgCCTGATGTtatttgttacttatatgaattattgtcctTTTCGTtccttaaaatatcaaaatttccaCTAAACCTTATACTTTGGTCTGTGTGAtgacataatttttaaatatttaatggcagatttttcaccaaataccttatcagttattttttggacgactactttttacttttgctgagtaaaaacctgcagaagaaGCTCTGCTCTGATTGGAGGGTTTAATTTTCTGTGAAACTGTTTGTCactgtgtgaacaaacttagtcatgtgatttttatttaatttcttatttaacagaaacgccacaatcagcagcagcagcagaatatagacaaagatcTGCTTGTATTTGTAGTGGAAAGTCTCTTCTATCAGCTCAGGGTTTCATATTTGTGCATCGATTCTCATGGAGCTCATAAAAGGCTGACAGGAAGTCGTGGTTGGCTCTTTGGACCATGGAGGTCCATGCAGCGTCCGGAGCGTCTGGAGTGTCTGGAGCGTCTGGAGCGTCCGGAGCGTCCGGAGTGTCCGGCCTCCGGTCTTTAGGTTTTATTACAGCTTAGATGAGGCGGAGTGTCTCAGCCCCTCGTCTGCATCAGGATCGTTTCCTGTTTAGTTTctccgtcttcttcttcttcctcttcttcctcttcctcctcctcttcctccttcttcttcttctttttcttcttcttcttcttctgaaatGAATCCAGCTCAGGTGAGCAGCTCACAGCCAGACGATTATTAAACTGATCCATCAGCAGCGTGTAATCAGCTTTCAGTGATGGTGTCAGGttctggctgtgtgtgtgtgtgtgtgtgtgtgtgtgtgtgtgtgtgtgtgtgtgtgtgtgtcgttcctgttgtgtgtgtgtgtgtgtgtgtgtgtgtgtgtgtgtgtgtgtgtgtgtgtgtgtgtgtgtgtgtgtgtgtgtgtttgcatcgTTCCTGTTGTCTCCTGCTCATCCCGTCTGAACCTGAGAAACGTTTCAAACTGAGGGATTAAAGTTTAACTGGTTTgttctgtttaaactggggCTGTACCAGTttacctgtgttttttttacattaattattaACTAGAGGGAGAGTTTACTTTATGATATATGTCTGAATTAAAGAAGCATAAGAGACAAAACACTCGTAGTTTGAGATTAAAGGACACGTTTCCTGTTGCT
This window harbors:
- the LOC103480969 gene encoding uncharacterized protein LOC103480969 translates to MTARKEKVVFQKQTKQYHEHCCVPQCTASSKYNGLLSFHGFPRDLELRRQWLVSIRRDKLKLTLHSKVCSLHFTPDQLLQPKAAGGRRMVNRGAVPVLFPWSHQSVAPPTAGPGEPQRRPDPADPAVGFSLLDHDYCSVPEPADLDTAVNENETLKEEMNALKEPKIPSSFGLQRFAGSDDDIRFYTRFESYRLFLMFWRLVEPSVHKMIRSSGAAEGSSEVRSTHTRDSLQPIDELLLFLMYLAAGLQEGDLANRFQIQPSTASRIICSWADYLYSLLGSLCIWIDADAVRAQLPEDFRDFPDTRVIVGCSELRCQTPASALLHTEMSSKSKTQCVMRGLMGVAPHGAVTFVSSLYEGSVSDTELFMRSGLADRLTEDMAVMVGKGFLTSDLVKCKVYRPPFLGTKPQMASQNVLQAQKVARLRVRVERATRRVKENKLFDSVIPLSVVGNINKLFTVACLLVNYQNKPL